From the genome of Populus alba chromosome 10, ASM523922v2, whole genome shotgun sequence, one region includes:
- the LOC118060230 gene encoding zinc finger protein ZAT11 → MKRGLHEREIDSITMANCLMFLSKGRESYSFPSFDHTMSNLSPARVFECKTCNRQFPSFQALGGHRASHKKPRLMGGEGSFETQSPAKPKTHECSICGLEFAIGQALGGHMRRHRAALNDQNQVDPLNPPITDDQKAVPVVKRSNSRRVLCLDLNLTPYENDMELFKLGTTAPMVNCFF, encoded by the coding sequence ATGAAGAGAGGTCTGCATGAGAGAGAGATTGATAGCATAACCATGGCTAATTGCTTGATGTTTCTATCTAAAGGAAGGGAATCATACTCTTTTCCTTCATTTGATCATACCATGAGCAATCTTTCTCCTGCTCGTGTTTTTGAGTGCAAAACATGCAACAGGCAATTCCCGTCGTTTCAAGCCCTAGGCGGTCACCGTGCAAGTCACAAGAAGCCAAGGTTGATGGGAGGAGAAGGGAGCTTCGAGACTCAATCGCCAGCAAAGCCTAAAACGCACGAGTGCTCTATTTGCGGACTTGAGTTTGCTATTGGACAAGCTTTGGGTGGTCATATGAGGAGACATAGAGCTGCCTTGAATGATCAAAACCAGGTGGATCCTCTGAACCCTCCTATCACTGATGATCAAAAAGCAGTTCCTGTCGTGAAGAGATCTAATAGCAGGAGGGTTTTGTGTTTGGATTTGAATTTGACTCCTTATGAGAATGATATGGAGTTGTTTAAGCTCGGAACGACAGCTCCTATGGTCAATTGTTTCTTTTAG